A DNA window from Candidatus Deferrimicrobiaceae bacterium contains the following coding sequences:
- a CDS encoding cation transporter dimerization domain-containing protein: VWLGVPLADPAVGLLITAMILRIVWETGKEVFLRLLDGSDPAAVGEIRETAASVNGVVEVSDVRVRWAGHRMYAEVNLAVDGDRSVSEGHAIATEVRHRMLHHLRYLSDATIHVDPAHASGVARHGVPSHDHDGLPGHSH; this comes from the coding sequence GTCTGGCTGGGGGTTCCCCTCGCGGACCCGGCGGTCGGACTCCTGATCACCGCCATGATCCTCCGGATCGTGTGGGAGACGGGGAAAGAGGTATTCTTGCGGTTGCTCGACGGATCCGACCCGGCTGCGGTCGGGGAGATCCGGGAGACCGCCGCCTCCGTGAACGGAGTCGTGGAGGTATCGGACGTTCGGGTCCGCTGGGCGGGTCACCGGATGTACGCGGAGGTAAACCTCGCCGTCGACGGCGATCGGTCCGTGAGCGAGGGGCATGCGATCGCGACGGAGGTCCGCCACCGGATGCTCCACCACCTCCGGTACCTGTCGGATGCGACCATCCACGTGGACCCGGCGCATGCTTCGGGGGTCGCCCGGCACGGCGTGCCGTCACACGACCACGACGGCCTGCCGGGGCACTCGCACTGA